In Parasegetibacter sp. NRK P23, the genomic stretch CGCTGTTCTCCAACGACGTACATCCCAGAAGCGGTGCTCTTCAAAAGCCAGTTCCACTCTCCTTTCATTCCTTATTCTTGTTCTCAGTTCATCCTGTCCTCCGGCGGCTACCGCTGGCATGTTTACCCCGGCTCTGCTCCGCACCTGGTTCAATGCAGCCCTTGCGGACATTGGATAACCTGTGGGTACCATATCAGGACCATAAGCTTCATTCATTGCTTCCGCGTAGTTGAGCAACACTTCAGCATAACGCATGTACACCCAGGTATGTGCGCTGGTTCTGTTCTGAACAAGGTCAAGACTTTCATCCACGAACTTTTTGAGGTAATAGCCGGTCCTTGTTGCACGTGGTTTTCCCTGTCCATCCCGTCCACCAACAAAGGTCTCCACCTTACGTCCTTTGTAATCGGAGTTATTGGTGATGATGGTCATCTGCAAACGCGGATCACGCCCGGCATAAGGATTTTGCGGATCGTAAGCCGGATCGGCCGCAATAGTAAGACCATTGCTGGTTTCGTAAGCGTCAACCAGGTTCTGCGTGGGATTTGTTCCGCCTACCGCGCCATCATAACCGGCAGGATAGGTATTCCTTTCCAGGGTATTGGAGGGCTGATACCTTCTTTCAAAGATGAACTCATTGCTTTGCAGGGCGCGGAACATATTCCTGTAGTTTCCATCAAGGCTGTATTGCCCCAGGGCAATCACGTCTTTTGCGGCAGCGGCGGCAGCCTCCCATTTGGCCACATCACCACCAGGTGTGTGCAAAGGGCTGGCGGCATACAATAAGGCACGCGCCTTCAAAGCCAGTGCCGCGCCAATGGTGGCCCTACCTATGTATTTGTCTTCAAACACACCCAGCCAGGTGCGCCGGAGCGAGTCCTTCACATCTGTCAGTTCTGTGGAGATGAAGTTTATTACGGTATTGAAGTCCGCCCTTGGAATAGCGTTCTCGCTTCCGGTAAGTGTATTGGTGATCAGCGGAACACCACCGTAGCGTTTTGCCAGTTCAAAGTAGAAGAACGCGCGCAGGAACCTTGCTTCCGCCCGGTAGAACCTGATGTTCGAAGTATCCGTATTGTAACTCGTTTTCCCAGCCTGTGTGGTGGTATCCCGAAATGCGATATGCCTGAAATCGCCGGTGCGCTCCAGGAAAAGATTGGCTTTCCTGATACCGCTGTACATGTTCACCCACTGTTCATCAGGGTTCATAAATGGGTTCCAGCTGCCATTGTTAAACCGTTGCACATCCTGCACCAGTCCGGAATGCACGGATTCATCCGTGGCGGAAGAAAGCATGCCACCGCCGAACCTGTCGAATCCCGCGGGAAGCATCGCGTAGATGCCTACAGCAAAACTTTCGATGTTGTTCACGGAAGAGAAGACCTGGTCTTCAGTATAATTGGTATCCAGTTGCCTGTCGAGGAAATTTTTCTGGCAACCGGCCAGTGCCGTCAGCACCAGTGCATATTGTAAGACTTTCATTTTTTTCATGCGTAGCTCGTTGTGGGATGATTAGAACTGAATCCTTGCGCCGATGTTATAAGATTTCATAGGCGGATAGCCACCCAGGCTTTCCGGGTCCACCGTTTTTACTTTATCCCAGATGAATGGATTGATGGCGCTTGCGAATACCCTGAACTGGGTCAGCTTCAACTGCTCCAGCACAGCGGACGGAAAGCTGTACCCGATTTCCGCGTTGCGCAACCGAAGCGCATTACCGGAGCGCGACCAAAAGGTAGATGCCCTGTAATTGTTATCGTTCGGCAAAGTGGTGAGTCTTGGATAAGTGGCCACATCCGCTGTTTGTGGCGTCCACCTTCCCAATGCATTCGTGGCGATGTTATTGTCGTTCTGCAAGGCCCAGAAATAAGGACCGTTCAGGTAAACAGTTCTGTTGGCGATGCCATGGAAGAAAAGTTCCAGGTCAAATCCTTTGTATTGCAACCCGAGGTTGGCCGTGTACGTAATTTCAGGTTCGAAGGCTTTACCAAAAGAGACTTCATCGTTCTCATTGATCAGGCCATCGCCATTCTGGTCCTTGTATTTGATGTCTCCCGGACGAACGGGCGAGAAAGTTTGCAACGGACTTGCGGCAATGTCTGCGTCATCGCGGAAGAAACCTATCGCTTCCAGTCCGAATGATTGTCCAACAGGAAGTCCAGTTCTGTACAGGTATGCTTCGGGCCTTACTACTTCATTCATGCGGATGATCTTGTTCCTGGCGTACCATACGCTGCTTCCGGCGATCCAGGTGAGGTCACCTGTTTTACCGGTATAGGTCGCGCTCAGTTCAAAGCCCTTATTCTTTACCTGTCCCAGATTTTCCAGCGGCATGGCCACGCCCACATAACCGGGCACGGTGGCATCTGCCGTAGCGAGAATATCTTTCCTGTTCTCATGGAAAAGTTCAAGGTTAACATCGAGCCTGTTGAAGAAAGTGGCATCTACACCAATATTGTACTTCATGGCTTTCTCCCAGGTAATCCCCGGGTTTCCGAGCGCGCCTTCCACTACGGCGCCCCACCAGTTGTTGTTTTTACCGAAGCTGTAACCGGAGCCATCAAAGAAGTAGTATTGGTCATACGCGAAGCGTGAACCATTGGTGCGGTCGTTCCCCAGCAAACCGGCCGAAGCCCGTGCTTTCAGGAAAGTGATGGTTTTACTGCCGGAGAGAAAACTTTCGTTGGAAGCGATCCAGGCCGCTGATAAGGAAGGGAAGAAACCAAACCTGTTCCCTGCAGGGAAGGATTCCGATCCGCTGTAGGACATGCCCAGTTCCGCGATGTAAGTATTTCGGATATGATAGTTCACTCTTCCGGCGAAGTTCTGGTTGGCGAAAGGCACGTTGTTGCCCCCCGGACGGTAAACGTCTTGGTGGTAAACCAGTTGCGCGGCCAGCCCGTTGTTCCCCATTTTCCGGTCATAGTTCAACTGAAGTTGCACGTTGGTGCGGTTCCACTGGTCGTTGCCGCCTTCGTCCACGGCGGGATCGGTGTTTTGTCCATGCTGACGGTACACTGTATCGTTCCCGTTCTTTGACAGTTCAAACACCGCGATATTGCGTGTCCTGTTTACGGCGCCTCTCGACCAGTTGTTGAACGATACTAATTGGGAAAAACTCAGTCCCGGCAGCAGGAAGTCCAGTTTTTCATTCAGGCGAAAAGT encodes the following:
- a CDS encoding RagB/SusD family nutrient uptake outer membrane protein; protein product: MKKMKVLQYALVLTALAGCQKNFLDRQLDTNYTEDQVFSSVNNIESFAVGIYAMLPAGFDRFGGGMLSSATDESVHSGLVQDVQRFNNGSWNPFMNPDEQWVNMYSGIRKANLFLERTGDFRHIAFRDTTTQAGKTSYNTDTSNIRFYRAEARFLRAFFYFELAKRYGGVPLITNTLTGSENAIPRADFNTVINFISTELTDVKDSLRRTWLGVFEDKYIGRATIGAALALKARALLYAASPLHTPGGDVAKWEAAAAAAKDVIALGQYSLDGNYRNMFRALQSNEFIFERRYQPSNTLERNTYPAGYDGAVGGTNPTQNLVDAYETSNGLTIAADPAYDPQNPYAGRDPRLQMTIITNNSDYKGRKVETFVGGRDGQGKPRATRTGYYLKKFVDESLDLVQNRTSAHTWVYMRYAEVLLNYAEAMNEAYGPDMVPTGYPMSARAALNQVRSRAGVNMPAVAAGGQDELRTRIRNERRVELAFEEHRFWDVRRWRTAAQVLTAPIRAVNITKLQDGTFNYQYPYGSIETRVWADKMYLYPIPQTEINKSYGVLSQNNDW
- a CDS encoding TonB-dependent receptor, with protein sequence MNFRDKKNRYSSKFAAMALLLAITGGVSAQDATATTADSLPAGKTDKQVPVAYGFQSFGRLTGAVSTVSGEVLRKTNAPNVSNTLFGRLPGLTVMQGSGEPGYDSPGLLLRGKASYRNNGMLTFVDGFESSFDQMSIDEIESITILKDAAALAMYGIRGANGVILVATKRGTESSKTKITFNARTGWQQVQRLPEFVDAYNYASLYNEALANDGQPARYTQADLDAYRNGNDPYFHPDVNWYDEVLRKSAPLSDYSLTFNGGNAVAQYNIVLGYMRNQGIYANTDKDRKENSNADFRRYNFRSNFDIKLSNAVSASFDLAGRIEDRSFPNFNGTQLWTNMARYPANAYPVKNPNGTWGGNAVYMDNPVASVLARGTNSTHDRNLMGTFRLNEKLDFLLPGLSFSQLVSFNNWSRGAVNRTRNIAVFELSKNGNDTVYRQHGQNTDPAVDEGGNDQWNRTNVQLQLNYDRKMGNNGLAAQLVYHQDVYRPGGNNVPFANQNFAGRVNYHIRNTYIAELGMSYSGSESFPAGNRFGFFPSLSAAWIASNESFLSGSKTITFLKARASAGLLGNDRTNGSRFAYDQYYFFDGSGYSFGKNNNWWGAVVEGALGNPGITWEKAMKYNIGVDATFFNRLDVNLELFHENRKDILATADATVPGYVGVAMPLENLGQVKNKGFELSATYTGKTGDLTWIAGSSVWYARNKIIRMNEVVRPEAYLYRTGLPVGQSFGLEAIGFFRDDADIAASPLQTFSPVRPGDIKYKDQNGDGLINENDEVSFGKAFEPEITYTANLGLQYKGFDLELFFHGIANRTVYLNGPYFWALQNDNNIATNALGRWTPQTADVATYPRLTTLPNDNNYRASTFWSRSGNALRLRNAEIGYSFPSAVLEQLKLTQFRVFASAINPFIWDKVKTVDPESLGGYPPMKSYNIGARIQF